A portion of the Lolium rigidum isolate FL_2022 chromosome 1, APGP_CSIRO_Lrig_0.1, whole genome shotgun sequence genome contains these proteins:
- the LOC124708501 gene encoding acyl transferase 1-like, with protein MVTFTAHRRKPELVAPARATAREVRSLSDLDSSPGLRQYITEIEFFRCRVPGGAPEQLASSLKAGLAEALVYYYPVAGRLREVSGRKKLVVDCTAEGAVFVEAHANVRLEELKKPLVPPYPCVEELMCDVGDLTTVIGKPLLYLQHPSAR; from the exons ATGGTGACCTTCACGGCGCACCGCAGGAAGCCTGAGCTGGTAGCGCCTGCTCGAGCGACGGCGCGCGAGGTCAGGTCACTGTCTGACTTGGACAGCTCTCCAGGGCTGCGTCAATACATTACTGAGATCGAGTTCTTCCGGTGCCGTGTCCCCGGAGGTGCGCCCGAGCAACTGGCGAGTTCCCTCAAGGCCGGCCTCGCGGAGGCGCTGGTCTACTACTACCCTGTGGCCGGCCGCCTGCGGGAGGTCTCAGGCAGGAAGAAGCTAGTGGTGGACTGCACGGCGGAAGGAGCGGTGTTCGTGGAGGCGCATGCTAACGTGCGGCTGGAGGAGTTGAAGAAGCCGCTGGTGCCACCATACCCTTGCGTTGAGGAGCTCATGTGTGATGTGGGCGACCTCACAACTGTCATCGGCAAGCCGTTGCTCTACTTGCAG CATCCTTCGGCCCGCTAA
- the LOC124708490 gene encoding uncharacterized protein At3g28850-like, translating into MGCKGSKHALLDGGGCGPRAPEPLRCSGLLPRHSVALSSCTLGTLSLDRATAAAAASTAVSFGRAERTSTARSVKDGAAGRCRSTLWLPASSPTTDEPSKRQRRPPPRTPTKTPARDPEEINVWELMEGLDSDSDSDDNALLRSAAGSPEFDEDVLSAFRDALAEFSPPPPDDPVKKEEIQVFAGVVRARLDAFQQRIDGGGRPGKNSSTPSPSPPPESARRVVLYLTSLRGVRQTHEDCWAAATILAGYGVRVDERDLSMHAGYKDELRAALGLTGPGNIGLPQVFVDGWHLGGAEDVRRMHESGELAEALEACEPAPGVGVKEGSGLPVESCGGCGGARFVPCDGCSGSCKVFVEDEDGTGAFRRCPECNENGLLRCPIC; encoded by the coding sequence ATGGGCTGCAAAGGCTCCAAGCACGCGCTGCTGGACGGTGGCGGCTGCGGGCCGCGGGCGCCCGAGCCGCTGAGGTGCTCCGGCCTCCTGCCGCGCCACTCCGTCGCGCTCAGCTCCTGCACGCTCGGCACGCTAAGCCTCGACCgcgccacggccgccgccgcagcctccaCCGCGGTTTCTTTCGGTCGAGCGGAGCGGACGAGTACGGCACGTTCGGTGAAGGACGGCGCCGCGGGGAGGTGCCGCTCCACGCTGTGGCTCCCGGCGTCGTCGCCGACGACAGACGAGCCCTCGAAGCGGCAGAGGCGGCCGCCGCCCCGAACACCGACCAAGACGCCGGCGCGCGACCCGGAGGAGATCAACGTGTGGGAGCTCATGGAAGGCCtcgactccgactccgactccgacGACAACGCGCTGCTGCGTTCCGCGGCCGGATCGCCGGAGTTCGACGAGGACGTCCTCTCGGCCTTCCGCGACGCGCTCGCCGAATTCTCGCCGCCTCCCCCGGACGACCCCGTCAAGAAAGAGGAAATCCAGGTGTTCGCCGGCGTCGTGCGCGCGCGGCTCGACGCGTTCCAGCAGAggatcgacggcggcggcaggccCGGAAAGAACTCCTCCACGCcttccccgtcgccgccgccggagagcgCGCGGCGGGTCGTCCTGTACCTCACGAGCCTCCGCGGCGTGCGGCAGACGCACGAGGACTGCTGGGCGGCGGCCACCATCCTCGCCGGCTACGGCGTGCGCGTCGACGAGCGCGACCTGTCCATGCACGCCGGGTACAAGGACGAGCTGCGCGCCGCGCTCGGCCTTACTGGCCCAGGCAACATCGGGCTCCCGCAGGTGTTCGTGGACGGATGGCACCTGGGCGGCGCCGAGGACGTCCGGCGCATGCACGAGTCCGGGGAGCTGGCGGAGGCGCTCGAGGCCTGCGAGCCGGCGCCGGGCGTCGGGGTCAAGGAAGGATCGGGCCTGCCCGTGGAGTCGTGCGGGGGCTGCGGAGGCGCGCGCTTCGTGCCGTGCGACGGCTGCTCCGGCAGCTGCAAGGTGTtcgtcgaggacgaggacggcaCGGGCGCCTTCAGGAGGTGCCCCGAGTGCAACGAGAACGGGCTACTCCGATGCCCGATTTGTTGA